Proteins from a single region of Sphingopyxis sp. BSN-002:
- a CDS encoding nitronate monooxygenase has translation MSLLDRIGIDLPIVQAPMAGVSSPAMAAAVSEAGALGSIAVGATDADGARAMIAEVKARTGRPFNINLFCHRPAVAYAAKESAWIERLRPVFADHDAEPPTALREIYRSFVEDEAMLALLVGEKPRVVSFHFGLPPASAIAALRDAGILLFASATSLAEARAAADEGVDAIVAQGWEAGGHRGMFDPDAPDEQLGTAALTRLLVAAIDLPIIAAGGIMDGRGIAAALELGAAAAQLGTAFVTTDESLADAAYRAALASDAAQHTVMIRAISGRPARGLRNRFAELGEVVPAGDIPDYPIAYDLGKALHAAAKARGEFGYGAQWAGQGAPLIRPMPAAKLVQTLAAELAEARRA, from the coding sequence GTGAGCCTGCTCGATCGCATCGGAATCGACCTGCCGATCGTGCAGGCGCCGATGGCGGGCGTGTCGTCGCCCGCGATGGCGGCGGCGGTGAGCGAGGCGGGGGCGCTCGGCTCGATCGCTGTCGGCGCGACCGATGCCGACGGCGCGCGGGCGATGATCGCCGAAGTGAAGGCGCGGACGGGGCGGCCGTTCAACATCAACCTCTTCTGCCACCGGCCGGCGGTTGCCTATGCCGCTAAAGAGTCGGCGTGGATCGAGCGGTTGCGGCCGGTCTTTGCGGACCATGATGCCGAGCCGCCGACGGCGCTTCGCGAAATATACCGCAGCTTCGTCGAGGATGAGGCGATGCTCGCGCTTCTCGTCGGGGAAAAGCCGCGCGTCGTGAGCTTTCATTTCGGCCTGCCGCCGGCGTCGGCGATCGCGGCGCTTCGCGACGCCGGTATCCTGCTGTTCGCCTCGGCGACGAGCCTCGCCGAGGCGCGAGCCGCCGCCGATGAGGGCGTCGATGCGATCGTTGCGCAGGGCTGGGAAGCGGGCGGCCATCGCGGGATGTTCGATCCCGATGCGCCCGATGAGCAGCTCGGCACGGCTGCGCTGACGCGGCTGCTCGTCGCCGCGATCGATCTGCCGATCATCGCAGCGGGCGGGATCATGGACGGGCGCGGAATTGCGGCAGCGCTCGAACTGGGCGCCGCGGCGGCGCAGCTCGGCACGGCGTTCGTCACCACCGACGAGAGTCTTGCTGATGCCGCCTATCGCGCCGCACTCGCGAGCGACGCCGCGCAGCATACGGTGATGATCCGTGCGATATCGGGCCGGCCGGCGCGGGGGCTTCGCAATCGCTTCGCGGAACTTGGCGAGGTCGTCCCGGCTGGAGATATCCCGGACTATCCGATCGCCTACGACCTCGGCAAAGCGCTTCATGCCGCCGCGAAGGCGCGCGGCGAATTCGGCTATGGTGCCCAATGGGCGGGGCAGGGGGCGCCGCTGATCCGGCCGATGCCCGCGGCCAAGCTCGTCCAGACCCTCGCCGCCGAACTCGCCGAGGCGCGCCGGGCATAG
- a CDS encoding alpha/beta hydrolase: MIEATPLPADPSRRLFLGTASGLLAAAPFVSIPAAFAQPGSASFGAIRQVDAGTLSIGYAEAGPASGRPVILLHGWPYDIHTYVDVAPILAAAGYRVIVPYLRGYGTTRFLSQATQRNGQQAVLGTDVIALMDALHIERAIIGGCDWGARTANIVAALWPERCEALVSVSGYLIGSQAANKAPLPPKAELAWWYQFYFATERGREGYAANTHDFARLIWQTASPQWQFDDATFERSAKALDNPDHVAITISNYRWRLGLDRGEAQYDALETRLAAMPVITVPTITLEGDANGAPHPNPADYAKKYTGRYEHRTVTGGIGHNLPQEAPHAFAKAILDLANA; encoded by the coding sequence ATGATCGAAGCCACGCCCCTCCCCGCCGATCCGTCGCGGCGTCTTTTCCTGGGCACGGCCTCGGGCTTGCTCGCCGCCGCGCCCTTCGTCTCGATCCCCGCGGCCTTCGCGCAGCCGGGCAGCGCGAGCTTCGGCGCGATCCGGCAGGTGGACGCCGGCACCCTCTCGATCGGCTATGCCGAAGCCGGCCCCGCAAGCGGCCGCCCGGTCATCCTGCTCCACGGCTGGCCTTATGACATCCACACCTATGTCGACGTCGCGCCGATCCTCGCCGCGGCCGGCTACCGCGTGATCGTCCCCTATCTGCGCGGCTACGGCACGACGCGTTTCCTGTCGCAGGCGACGCAGCGCAACGGCCAGCAGGCGGTCCTCGGAACCGACGTCATCGCGCTGATGGACGCGCTCCATATCGAGCGCGCGATTATCGGCGGCTGCGACTGGGGTGCACGCACCGCGAACATCGTCGCGGCGCTCTGGCCCGAACGCTGCGAGGCGCTGGTATCGGTCAGCGGCTATCTGATCGGCAGCCAGGCGGCGAACAAGGCGCCGCTGCCGCCGAAGGCCGAACTCGCCTGGTGGTATCAATTCTACTTCGCGACCGAGCGCGGCCGCGAAGGCTATGCCGCGAACACCCACGATTTCGCGCGGCTGATCTGGCAGACGGCCTCGCCGCAATGGCAGTTCGACGACGCGACCTTCGAACGCTCGGCCAAGGCGCTTGACAACCCCGACCATGTCGCGATCACGATCAGCAACTACCGCTGGCGGCTCGGCCTCGACCGCGGCGAAGCGCAATATGATGCGCTCGAAACCAGGCTCGCGGCCATGCCCGTCATTACGGTGCCGACGATCACGCTCGAAGGCGACGCCAATGGCGCGCCGCACCCGAACCCGGCCGACTATGCGAAGAAATATACGGGCCGCTACGAACACCGGACGGTCACCGGCGGCATCGGGCACAACCTGCCGCAGGAAGCGCCGCACGCCTTCGCCAAGGCGATTCTCGACCTCGCAAACGCATAA
- a CDS encoding carboxylesterase family protein, with amino-acid sequence MTDPIAFAPPVQIESGAVRGALDGDIVRYLGIPYAAPPVRFELPQPAKPWDGVRDMVDPGPGAPHPVRPFPMIDPTPLIGSGSDGGDGDYLRANIWAPKDAAGAPVMVFIHGGGFVVGSKDAPVHDGSAFARSGIVCVAINYRMGIDGFLPVPGVPTNLGLRDMLFALGWVQRNIGAFGGDAANVTVFGESAGAMAIADLVTSPLAKGLFRRAIIESGHGAMVRDIGIAQRLVKKLAKILRVTPDADGFRTVSNDAAAAAIEKVGKPWAIDLRDADGHEPVFGISRFIPVHGDDVLPEKPIDALRKGAGADVEVLIGSNADEMNLYFVPTGVRKKIGGLLTRWLVGRSLPNAKQALMAYGFKQKDVRPGDALTWALNDFVFRWPARQYAAAHRGRTWMYEFEWQSPACGGELGACHGIELPFVFKTLACATGPDGLAGEAPPEELAERVHDIWAGFGRSGTLPWAEFGNDRQVYQLARGEAVYEPVMPAAEFLPK; translated from the coding sequence ATGACCGATCCGATCGCCTTCGCCCCGCCCGTCCAGATCGAGAGCGGTGCCGTGCGCGGCGCGCTCGACGGCGATATCGTCCGCTATCTCGGAATTCCCTATGCCGCGCCGCCGGTGCGCTTCGAACTGCCGCAACCGGCGAAGCCGTGGGACGGGGTGCGCGACATGGTCGACCCGGGCCCGGGCGCCCCGCATCCGGTCCGGCCCTTTCCGATGATCGACCCGACGCCGCTGATCGGTTCGGGCAGCGACGGCGGCGATGGCGACTATCTGCGGGCCAATATCTGGGCGCCGAAGGATGCGGCGGGCGCTCCGGTCATGGTATTCATCCATGGCGGCGGCTTCGTCGTCGGCAGCAAGGATGCGCCAGTGCACGACGGGTCGGCCTTCGCGCGGTCGGGGATCGTCTGCGTCGCGATCAATTACCGGATGGGGATCGACGGTTTTCTGCCCGTACCCGGCGTGCCGACCAATCTCGGCCTGCGCGACATGCTCTTCGCGCTCGGCTGGGTGCAGCGGAATATCGGAGCGTTCGGTGGTGACGCCGCAAACGTCACCGTCTTCGGCGAAAGCGCCGGCGCGATGGCCATCGCCGATCTGGTGACCTCACCGCTCGCGAAAGGGCTGTTCCGGCGCGCGATCATCGAAAGCGGGCACGGCGCAATGGTGCGCGATATCGGCATCGCGCAGCGGCTGGTGAAGAAGCTCGCGAAGATCTTGCGGGTGACGCCCGATGCCGACGGGTTCCGAACCGTATCGAACGACGCAGCGGCAGCGGCGATCGAGAAGGTCGGCAAGCCGTGGGCGATCGACCTGCGCGATGCCGACGGACATGAGCCGGTGTTCGGGATCAGCCGCTTCATCCCCGTCCATGGCGACGATGTGCTGCCCGAAAAGCCGATCGACGCGCTGCGCAAGGGAGCGGGCGCCGATGTCGAGGTGCTGATCGGCAGCAACGCCGACGAGATGAACCTCTATTTCGTGCCGACGGGCGTGCGGAAGAAGATCGGCGGGCTGCTGACGCGCTGGCTCGTCGGGCGGTCGCTGCCGAACGCGAAACAGGCGTTGATGGCTTATGGCTTCAAGCAGAAGGACGTGCGGCCGGGCGATGCGCTGACCTGGGCGCTCAACGATTTCGTCTTCCGCTGGCCGGCGCGGCAATATGCCGCTGCGCATCGGGGCAGGACGTGGATGTACGAGTTCGAGTGGCAGTCGCCCGCGTGCGGCGGCGAACTCGGCGCCTGCCACGGGATCGAGCTGCCCTTCGTCTTCAAGACGCTGGCGTGCGCGACGGGGCCGGACGGGCTGGCAGGCGAGGCGCCGCCCGAAGAGCTTGCCGAGCGGGTGCACGATATCTGGGCCGGGTTCGGGCGCAGCGGGACTTTGCCGTGGGCCGAATTCGGGAATGACCGGCAGGTCTATCAGCTCGCGCGCGGCGAAGCGGTGTACGAGCCGGTGATGCCGGCGGCGGAATTTCTGCCGAAGTAA
- a CDS encoding DUF3237 domain-containing protein, with amino-acid sequence MTDPHQIPAALRSLSLRPLFAMNVAVGTIHAPGGPRGTEMRVGDVTGGHFSGDRLSGIIQPGGTDWQTLRDDGTILLDARIVLQTEDGASIAMQYEGIRRGHPEVMARLAAGEPVDPADYYFRTMPRFTTAAPRYRWLNDILAVGTGHRLPHGPVYQIFEIL; translated from the coding sequence TTGACCGACCCGCACCAGATCCCCGCCGCGCTGCGGAGCCTGAGCCTCCGCCCGCTGTTCGCGATGAACGTCGCGGTCGGCACGATCCACGCGCCCGGCGGGCCGCGCGGGACCGAGATGCGCGTTGGCGACGTCACCGGCGGCCATTTCTCCGGCGACCGGCTGTCGGGTATCATCCAGCCCGGCGGCACCGACTGGCAGACGCTACGTGACGACGGCACGATCCTGCTTGACGCGCGGATCGTCCTGCAAACCGAAGACGGCGCGTCGATCGCGATGCAATATGAAGGCATCCGCCGCGGCCACCCCGAGGTGATGGCGCGCCTCGCCGCGGGTGAGCCCGTCGATCCTGCCGATTATTATTTCCGCACCATGCCGCGCTTCACGACCGCGGCGCCGCGCTATCGCTGGCTCAACGACATCCTTGCCGTCGGCACCGGCCACCGCTTGCCGCACGGTCCGGTCTACCAGATTTTCGAGATTCTTTAG
- a CDS encoding 4-oxalocrotonate tautomerase family protein, with the protein MPIVTVQVTREGTEPGVYHVTAEQKAAIFKGMSQVLFDVLGKPPEWTWVVFQEVEMEDWGWGGMPVAEYRKRMAQRSG; encoded by the coding sequence ATGCCGATCGTTACCGTACAGGTCACCAGGGAAGGCACCGAGCCCGGTGTCTACCATGTCACTGCCGAACAGAAGGCCGCCATCTTCAAGGGCATGAGCCAGGTGCTCTTCGATGTTCTCGGCAAGCCGCCCGAATGGACCTGGGTCGTCTTCCAGGAAGTCGAGATGGAAGATTGGGGCTGGGGCGGAATGCCCGTCGCCGAATATCGCAAGCGGATGGCGCAGCGATCGGGCTGA
- a CDS encoding organic hydroperoxide resistance protein — MSTTIDKTLYTAHTHTTGGRTGAARSNDGRLDIEFAQPGTPGNGTNPEQLFAAGWSACFIGAMGLVAGKLKVQLPADLAVDAEVDLGTNEGGYLLGARLNVSLPGLDRETAQAIVDGAHANCPYSKATRGNIAVDITLV; from the coding sequence ATGAGCACCACGATCGACAAGACCCTCTATACCGCCCACACGCACACGACGGGCGGCCGCACCGGCGCCGCACGCAGCAACGATGGCCGTCTCGATATCGAATTCGCGCAGCCCGGCACTCCCGGCAACGGCACCAATCCCGAACAGCTGTTCGCGGCCGGCTGGTCGGCCTGCTTCATCGGCGCCATGGGTCTCGTCGCCGGCAAGCTGAAGGTCCAGCTTCCCGCCGATCTCGCCGTCGATGCCGAAGTCGACCTCGGCACCAACGAAGGCGGCTATCTGCTCGGCGCGCGCCTGAACGTCAGCCTTCCGGGTCTGGACCGCGAGACCGCGCAGGCGATCGTCGACGGCGCGCATGCGAACTGCCCCTATTCGAAGGCGACTCGCGGCAACATCGCTGTCGATATTACTCTCGTATAA
- a CDS encoding LysR family transcriptional regulator, with translation MDRIDAMKIFVTAVDEGSLAGAARKLRRSPTAVGRAIASLEMHVGAELLHRTTRSIRLSDAGVRYAEACRRILSELEEADILAGGERTAPRGMLTLTAPPIGGEELLRPILDAFLDEYPMVSAQLLLVDRAVNLVDEGVDIALRVGLLPDSALVATRVGEGVRRVIVASPSYLAEHPPITDPADLASHQIVSLTHFGLQSWSFGESPARTVHFTPRLIVNSVRAAVASAVAGRGLARVYSYHIAEEVKLGRLQVVLADAEPPVQPAHLLTPAGRLSVPKVRAFTDFAAPRLRAAFARLAIDAQAL, from the coding sequence ATGGACCGCATCGATGCGATGAAGATCTTCGTGACGGCGGTCGACGAAGGCAGCCTTGCGGGCGCTGCCCGGAAACTCCGCCGCTCGCCCACCGCGGTCGGCCGCGCGATCGCCTCGCTCGAGATGCATGTCGGCGCCGAGCTGCTCCACCGCACGACACGCTCGATCCGCCTCAGCGACGCCGGCGTCCGTTATGCCGAGGCGTGCCGCCGCATCCTCTCCGAACTCGAAGAGGCCGACATCCTCGCCGGCGGCGAACGCACCGCGCCGCGCGGAATGCTGACGCTCACCGCACCGCCGATCGGCGGCGAGGAGTTGCTGCGCCCGATCCTCGATGCGTTTCTCGATGAATATCCGATGGTCTCGGCGCAGCTGCTGCTCGTCGATCGCGCGGTCAATCTGGTCGACGAGGGCGTCGATATCGCGCTGCGGGTCGGTCTGCTCCCCGATTCGGCGCTCGTCGCGACGCGCGTCGGCGAGGGTGTGCGCCGCGTCATCGTCGCCTCGCCCAGCTACCTCGCCGAACATCCGCCGATCACCGACCCCGCCGACCTTGCAAGCCACCAGATCGTCTCGCTCACCCATTTCGGCCTCCAGTCGTGGAGCTTCGGCGAGAGCCCGGCGCGAACGGTCCATTTTACCCCGCGGCTGATCGTCAACAGCGTCCGCGCCGCGGTCGCGTCAGCGGTGGCCGGCCGCGGCCTCGCGCGCGTCTATTCCTATCATATTGCCGAAGAGGTGAAGCTGGGGCGGCTGCAGGTCGTGCTCGCCGATGCCGAGCCGCCGGTCCAGCCCGCGCATCTGCTGACCCCGGCAGGCCGGCTGTCGGTGCCGAAGGTTCGCGCCTTCACCGATTTCGCCGCGCCGCGCCTCCGCGCCGCCTTCGCGAGGCTGGCGATCGACGCGCAGGCGCTCTGA
- a CDS encoding SDR family NAD(P)-dependent oxidoreductase — protein MIAVYRQLSSNLIEPNFHGLAQERADRPPDATAAFGTGVSIMTTGQKVAVITGASQGIGAALVHAYLDRGYKVVATSRSIQPSTNPDVLTIADDIGDPATGPRVIAAAIEHFGRIDTLINNAGIFVASPFTGYSAQQYADVVSTNLDGFFYITQAALAEMEKQGRGHIASITTSLVDHPLSQVPSVLASLSKGGINAATKSLAIEYAARGIRVNAVSPGIIKTPMHTPETHDFLSALHPVGRMGEISDIVDAVLYLEGAPFVTGEILHVDGGQAAGH, from the coding sequence ATGATCGCCGTTTATCGACAATTATCATCCAATCTGATCGAGCCTAATTTCCACGGGCTGGCGCAGGAACGCGCCGACCGGCCGCCAGATGCGACCGCAGCTTTTGGAACTGGAGTATCGATCATGACCACCGGACAGAAAGTCGCCGTCATCACCGGCGCATCGCAGGGCATCGGCGCCGCGCTCGTCCATGCCTATCTCGACCGCGGCTACAAGGTCGTCGCGACCTCGCGCTCGATCCAGCCGTCGACCAATCCCGACGTGCTGACGATCGCGGACGACATCGGCGATCCCGCGACAGGCCCGCGCGTGATCGCGGCGGCGATCGAACATTTCGGCCGCATCGACACGCTGATCAACAATGCCGGCATTTTCGTCGCGAGCCCCTTCACCGGCTATAGCGCGCAGCAATATGCCGACGTCGTGTCGACGAACCTCGACGGCTTCTTCTACATCACGCAGGCGGCTCTCGCCGAAATGGAAAAGCAGGGCCGCGGCCATATCGCGAGCATCACGACCAGCCTTGTCGACCATCCGCTGTCGCAGGTCCCCTCGGTCCTCGCCTCGCTGTCGAAGGGCGGCATCAACGCCGCGACGAAGAGCCTCGCGATCGAATATGCCGCGCGCGGCATCCGCGTGAACGCCGTGTCGCCGGGAATCATCAAGACCCCGATGCACACGCCCGAAACGCACGACTTCCTCTCGGCCCTCCATCCCGTCGGCCGGATGGGCGAAATTTCGGACATCGTCGACGCGGTGCTGTATCTTGAGGGCGCCCCGTTCGTGACGGGCGAGATTCTCCATGTCGATGGCGGCCAGGCCGCCGGCCACTGA
- a CDS encoding acetyl-CoA C-acyltransferase — MQRFAQKIYLAPGLRTPFGRGGGALADHDAISLSVPLVQAMAAKARPDLFVWGTVIPSLGWSNIGREVWLDAKLDPTVPAFSAVLACSTSMIAAFAAAGMLGGSAELALVGGAEVMSNPPIGLKLDVSKRIVKLFRTDPPAAVAALQALTADDLSLPGKGWANRITGRTMGDHMEETAQEWGITREAQDDWSLKSHQRAVAGWENGFFDDLVVPLPEIARDANPRADTSAEKLASLPPAFDKSDKGSLTAGNSSPITDGAAALWVATEAGLGKLPQGTPHAELVDHEIAAVDHHVDGLLMAPSFAIPRLLARHGLRYEDVALWEIHEAFAAQVLANVAALEKPGWTKERAGVDFDFGSFPWDRVNPNGGSVAIGHPFAATGARDLSQAVKELWGKPSGSWAIVSVCADGGHGTVSLLRRP, encoded by the coding sequence ATGCAGCGTTTCGCCCAGAAGATTTATCTTGCCCCCGGCCTTCGCACGCCCTTCGGACGCGGCGGCGGCGCGCTTGCCGATCATGATGCCATCAGCCTGTCGGTGCCGCTCGTGCAGGCGATGGCGGCGAAGGCGCGACCCGACCTGTTCGTATGGGGCACTGTGATCCCCAGCCTCGGCTGGAGCAATATCGGACGCGAAGTCTGGCTTGATGCCAAACTCGACCCGACGGTGCCCGCCTTCTCCGCTGTGCTTGCCTGCTCGACAAGCATGATTGCGGCCTTCGCGGCGGCGGGGATGCTCGGCGGTTCGGCCGAACTCGCGCTCGTCGGCGGCGCCGAGGTGATGAGCAATCCCCCGATCGGGCTGAAGCTCGACGTGTCGAAGCGGATCGTGAAGCTGTTCCGCACCGATCCGCCCGCGGCGGTCGCAGCGCTGCAGGCGCTGACCGCGGACGACCTGTCGCTGCCGGGCAAGGGCTGGGCGAACCGCATCACCGGACGCACGATGGGCGATCATATGGAAGAGACCGCGCAGGAGTGGGGCATCACCCGCGAGGCGCAGGACGACTGGTCGCTGAAGAGCCACCAGCGCGCGGTCGCAGGTTGGGAAAACGGCTTCTTCGACGATCTGGTCGTGCCGCTTCCCGAAATCGCGCGCGACGCGAACCCGCGCGCCGACACCTCGGCGGAGAAGCTCGCATCGCTGCCGCCCGCGTTCGACAAGTCGGACAAGGGCTCGCTCACCGCGGGCAACAGCTCGCCGATCACCGACGGGGCGGCAGCGCTGTGGGTCGCGACCGAAGCGGGGCTCGGCAAGCTGCCCCAGGGTACGCCGCATGCAGAACTCGTCGATCATGAGATCGCGGCGGTCGACCATCATGTCGACGGGCTGCTGATGGCGCCGAGCTTCGCAATCCCGCGGCTGCTCGCGCGGCACGGGCTGCGCTATGAGGATGTCGCGCTGTGGGAGATCCACGAGGCCTTCGCGGCACAGGTGCTCGCCAATGTCGCTGCGCTCGAAAAGCCCGGCTGGACCAAGGAGCGCGCGGGCGTCGATTTCGATTTCGGGTCCTTCCCGTGGGACCGCGTCAATCCGAACGGCGGCTCGGTCGCGATCGGCCATCCGTTCGCCGCGACCGGCGCGCGCGACCTCAGCCAGGCGGTGAAGGAACTGTGGGGCAAACCCTCGGGTTCATGGGCAATCGTCAGCGTCTGCGCCGACGGCGGCCACGGCACGGTCTCGCTGCTGCGCCGGCCCTGA